Genomic DNA from Jejubacter calystegiae:
AAAACTGCGCCACCAGTTCCTCGGTGCTGACGTATCCCTGCTGCTTAACCAGCTCAATAATCGCGTCATGACGTTGTGTTTGCTTCACATTTCTACTCCTGATTACGTTCGTTTACGCGCATGCAGGGTGTCCACCAGCGCCATCGCCAGCCCCACCAGCAGCCCGGTCACGTGGGCACCGTTGGCGATGGAGAGCCCGAACAGATCGAACCACCCCGCAATCAACCAGATCAGCGCAAAGGCGATCAGCCCGCGCGGTAGCTGAATCCCGCTATCGGGATCGCGTTCGCCGCGTAGCCAGACATAGCCCATCAGCGCGTAAACCACGCCGGAAAGGCCGCCAAACCAGGCTCCGCTAAACTTATGCTGTATAAAACCGCTCAGCAGGGCGGAGATCAACGTCAGCACCAGCAGTTTGCCGGTACCGAGCCGTTTTTCCACCGGCCCGCCCAGATACCACCACCATATCAGGTTAAAAAGGATATGCAGTAACGAGAAGTGGAGCAGTGCATGGGTAAAGTAGCGCCACAATTCGTATTTGAGCGCCGGATCGAACGGCCAGGCCAGCCATAACATCACCCTCTGATCTCCGACGATCTGCATCAGGATAAAAACGGCAATACAGGCGGCGACCACCAGGAAAGTCAGCGGTCCGGCGCGCTGGCGCAGCGTTTCCATAAAG
This window encodes:
- the glpG gene encoding rhomboid family intramembrane serine protease GlpG, which codes for MLMITSFDNPRVAQAFVDYMATQGVVLTIQQHARSDVWLTDPREEGRVREALAHFLEHPEDPRYLAASWQTGQTGTGLRYQRYPFMETLRQRAGPLTFLVVAACIAVFILMQIVGDQRVMLWLAWPFDPALKYELWRYFTHALLHFSLLHILFNLIWWWYLGGPVEKRLGTGKLLVLTLISALLSGFIQHKFSGAWFGGLSGVVYALMGYVWLRGERDPDSGIQLPRGLIAFALIWLIAGWFDLFGLSIANGAHVTGLLVGLAMALVDTLHARKRT